Proteins from a genomic interval of Clostridium sp. M62/1:
- the cysS gene encoding cysteine--tRNA ligase: protein MKIFNTLSRQKEEFVPLEEGKVKMYVCGPTVYNFIHIGNARPMIVFDTVRRYFEYKGYDVNYVSNFTDVDDKIIRKAIEEGVDAQTISERYIAECKKDMEMMNVKPATVHPKATEEICGMEEMIQELIDKGHAYVAKDGTVYFRTKSFKEYGKLSHKNLEDLQSGFRELKVTGEEDKEDPTDFVLWKPKKDGEPFWESPWCEGRPGWHIECSVMSKKYLGDSIDIHAGGEDLVFPHHENEIAQSEAANGKPFAKYWMHNAFLNIDNKKMSKSLGNFRTVREISEQYDLQVLRFFMLSAHYRSPLNFSAELMEASRNGLERILTGVERLRDLLAKAAEKEMSGEERRNLETAAELVKKFEAAMDDDFNTADAISAIFEMVKLSNSTISEESSRAYLEELKGSIERLCEVLGIITEKKAEVLDDEIEAMIEERQQARKAKNFALADEIRGKLLDMGIVLEDTREGVKWKRV, encoded by the coding sequence ATGAAAATTTTTAATACTCTGTCCAGACAGAAGGAGGAGTTTGTCCCGTTAGAGGAAGGAAAGGTAAAGATGTATGTGTGCGGTCCCACCGTATACAACTTTATCCACATTGGAAATGCAAGGCCGATGATTGTATTTGACACAGTCAGGCGCTATTTTGAATACAAGGGCTACGATGTAAATTATGTATCCAACTTTACCGACGTGGATGACAAGATCATCAGGAAAGCCATCGAGGAGGGCGTGGACGCCCAGACCATTTCCGAGCGCTACATTGCCGAGTGCAAAAAGGATATGGAGATGATGAATGTCAAGCCGGCTACGGTTCACCCGAAGGCCACCGAGGAGATCTGCGGCATGGAGGAGATGATACAGGAGCTGATCGACAAGGGCCATGCCTATGTGGCAAAGGACGGAACCGTTTATTTCCGCACGAAGTCCTTCAAGGAGTACGGAAAGCTGTCACACAAGAATCTGGAGGATCTCCAGTCTGGTTTCAGGGAGCTTAAGGTAACCGGCGAGGAGGATAAGGAGGATCCCACTGATTTCGTTCTCTGGAAGCCGAAAAAGGACGGAGAGCCGTTCTGGGAGTCTCCCTGGTGCGAGGGACGTCCCGGCTGGCATATTGAGTGCTCTGTGATGTCGAAAAAATATCTGGGGGATTCCATCGATATCCATGCCGGCGGTGAGGATCTGGTATTCCCACACCACGAGAATGAGATTGCCCAGAGCGAGGCGGCCAATGGAAAACCTTTCGCAAAATACTGGATGCACAATGCATTCCTGAACATTGATAATAAGAAGATGTCAAAGTCCCTGGGAAATTTCCGCACGGTGCGTGAGATTTCCGAGCAGTACGACTTACAGGTTCTGCGCTTCTTCATGCTGAGCGCCCACTACAGAAGCCCGCTGAATTTCAGCGCCGAGCTGATGGAGGCGTCCAGAAACGGCCTGGAGAGAATCCTGACCGGTGTTGAGAGGCTGAGAGATCTGCTGGCGAAAGCGGCGGAAAAGGAGATGAGCGGGGAGGAGAGAAGAAATCTGGAGACTGCAGCGGAGCTTGTGAAGAAGTTCGAGGCAGCCATGGACGACGATTTCAACACAGCCGACGCTATCTCAGCTATTTTCGAGATGGTTAAGCTGAGCAACTCCACAATCTCTGAGGAGAGCAGCAGGGCATACCTTGAGGAGTTAAAGGGAAGCATTGAGAGGCTCTGCGAGGTGCTGGGAATTATCACAGAGAAGAAGGCCGAGGTACTGGATGACGAGATCGAGGCGATGATTGAGGAGCGCCAGCAGGCCAGAAAGGCAAAGAATTTCGCTCTGGCTGACGAGATTCGCGGAAAGCTGCTTGACATGGGAATTGTGCTGGAGGATACCAGAGAGGGCGTTAAATGGAAACGGGTTTAG
- the ispF gene encoding 2-C-methyl-D-erythritol 2,4-cyclodiphosphate synthase, whose amino-acid sequence MRIGQGYDVHRLVEGRDLILGGVKIPYEKGLLGHSDADVLVHAVMDALLGAAALGDIGQHFPDTDPAYAGISSIELLRHVGRLLSEHSYIIENIDATVIAQRPKLLSYRPKMAENIAEALGISPGQVSVKATTEEGLGFTGTGEGISAQAITLLTEVENYCYDKEMMASPGCGGCCPGRGCVQ is encoded by the coding sequence ATGAGGATCGGACAGGGCTATGATGTCCACAGATTAGTGGAGGGCAGAGACTTGATTCTGGGAGGAGTGAAGATTCCTTATGAGAAAGGCCTTTTGGGCCATTCAGACGCAGATGTGCTGGTTCATGCGGTGATGGACGCGCTTTTAGGTGCGGCGGCTCTCGGAGATATCGGCCAGCATTTTCCGGATACGGATCCGGCTTATGCAGGTATATCCAGTATAGAGCTTCTGAGGCATGTGGGCAGGCTGCTGTCAGAGCACAGCTATATTATAGAAAACATTGACGCCACTGTGATTGCCCAGAGGCCTAAGCTGCTCTCATACAGGCCGAAGATGGCCGAGAATATAGCAGAGGCCCTGGGAATCAGCCCTGGGCAGGTGAGTGTGAAGGCTACCACGGAGGAGGGCCTGGGATTTACAGGAACCGGAGAGGGGATCTCGGCTCAGGCCATTACCCTGTTGACGGAAGTGGAAAATTACTGCTATGATAAAGAAATGATGGCGTCGCCCGGGTGCGGCGGCTGCTGCCCCGGCAGGGGCTGCGTTCAGTAA
- a CDS encoding diacylglycerol/lipid kinase family protein has protein sequence MYYFIVNPQSRHGYGLKIWKKIEQQLKREGTEYRAFLTERPGQASEIADDLTRGRKEELTIVVVGGDGTFGEVLDGINFAGALTFGYIPAGRGNDLARSLRLPKSPARSLRRILHPRNYRYLDYGLVTYGEETLRHRRFMVSAGIGLDAAVCHSLLYEKSGFLRRHFPLPHRGYLTAGLWQLLKARPSKGYLLLDGTRKVEFNHIYFISAQIHPSEGGGFYFAPRTEPGDGKLTLCAVSQAGKFSLLLLFLRTRLPIFRKKKGVRTYECREALIHTEQPMAVHTDGESCQYQNDLEIRCIERKIRMIV, from the coding sequence ATGTATTATTTTATCGTAAATCCCCAATCCAGGCATGGGTATGGTTTGAAGATATGGAAAAAAATAGAACAGCAGCTAAAGCGTGAAGGGACTGAGTACAGAGCGTTTCTGACAGAGCGTCCCGGTCAGGCGTCGGAAATCGCTGACGACCTGACGAGAGGCAGGAAGGAAGAGCTGACGATCGTGGTTGTCGGAGGCGACGGGACGTTTGGAGAGGTACTGGACGGGATTAATTTCGCAGGCGCGCTGACCTTTGGCTATATTCCGGCGGGGCGGGGCAATGACCTGGCCAGAAGCCTGAGGCTTCCGAAAAGCCCTGCGAGAAGCCTCAGGAGGATTCTGCATCCGAGAAATTACAGATATCTGGATTATGGGCTTGTGACTTACGGAGAGGAGACGCTTCGGCACAGACGCTTCATGGTGAGCGCGGGAATTGGCCTGGATGCGGCTGTATGCCACAGCCTTTTATATGAAAAATCAGGTTTTTTGAGAAGGCATTTTCCCTTACCCCACAGAGGTTATCTGACAGCTGGGCTGTGGCAGTTATTAAAGGCAAGGCCGTCAAAGGGCTACCTGCTTCTCGATGGGACGAGAAAAGTGGAATTTAACCATATCTATTTTATCTCTGCTCAAATTCATCCATCGGAGGGCGGCGGCTTTTATTTTGCGCCCAGGACAGAGCCGGGGGACGGAAAGCTGACGCTGTGTGCAGTCAGCCAGGCGGGTAAGTTCAGCCTGCTTTTGCTGTTTCTGAGGACCCGCCTGCCCATTTTTCGGAAGAAAAAGGGCGTGCGCACCTACGAGTGCAGGGAAGCGCTGATTCACACAGAGCAGCCCATGGCAGTTCACACCGACGGAGAGAGCTGTCAGTATCAGAATGATCTGGAAATCCGGTGCATCGAGAGAAAAATCAGGATGATCGTGTAA
- a CDS encoding phosphatase PAP2 family protein — MNTLKNLIKKYGHAWILLYFAIYLPWFIYLEKHVTTRYHVMHSSLDDLIPFNEYFVIPYFFWFAYIALAVVWFFFTNREDYYRLCIFLFTGMTLSLLVCTLFPNGTDFRPAVDPDKNIFTRLVSYLYAADTCTNVFPSIHVYNSLAVHIGIVRSEQFKNCRLMHWISGIIMVSICMSTVFLKQHSVIDVAGAMLLCAAVYPLVYAPGASRAGEKDQESVLIR, encoded by the coding sequence ATGAATACATTAAAAAATTTGATCAAAAAGTATGGTCACGCATGGATACTGCTTTATTTCGCCATTTATCTTCCATGGTTTATCTATTTGGAAAAGCATGTGACGACCCGATATCACGTGATGCACAGCTCACTGGATGACCTGATACCCTTCAATGAATATTTTGTCATCCCCTACTTCTTCTGGTTCGCCTACATTGCCCTGGCAGTGGTGTGGTTTTTCTTTACCAACCGGGAGGACTATTACAGACTCTGCATCTTCCTCTTTACCGGAATGACTTTAAGCCTTCTGGTCTGTACTCTGTTTCCCAACGGAACCGATTTCAGGCCGGCTGTTGATCCCGACAAAAATATTTTTACAAGGCTTGTTTCCTATTTATATGCGGCGGACACCTGCACCAACGTGTTTCCCAGCATCCACGTTTACAATTCCCTGGCCGTACATATCGGCATTGTCAGAAGCGAACAGTTTAAAAACTGCCGCCTTATGCACTGGATATCGGGAATTATTATGGTTTCCATCTGTATGTCCACAGTATTCTTAAAACAGCATTCCGTCATCGATGTGGCGGGAGCCATGCTGCTGTGTGCTGCCGTGTATCCTCTTGTCTATGCACCGGGGGCTTCACGGGCCGGCGAAAAGGATCAGGAGAGCGTACTGATCCGGTAG
- a CDS encoding glycosyltransferase family 2 protein, whose protein sequence is MKLLTIAIPCYNSAAYMDRCIRSLLPGGDEVEILIVDDGSEKDNTAEIADRYEREYPGICRAIHQENGGHGEAVNAGLRNAAGIFFKVVDSDDWVNGEAYREVLDTLRRFAHENQRLDMLLTNFVYEKQGAKRKKVMNYRTAIPKGELIDWRGVRMFMLGQYILMHSVVYRTELLRECGLELPKHTFYVDNIFVYQPLPHVKSMYYLDVNFYRYYIGREDQSVNEAVMIGRIDQQIRVTKLMLGYYDVMKISNKKLRRYMIRYLEIMMTVSSILAIRSETEENLAKKKELWQYLKKQNFALFLRLRWGFLGQGVNLPGKGGRKVSIACYKISQKFYGFN, encoded by the coding sequence TTGAAACTTCTGACGATTGCGATACCGTGCTATAATTCTGCCGCCTATATGGACAGATGCATCAGGTCCCTGCTTCCCGGCGGGGACGAAGTGGAGATTCTCATAGTAGATGACGGCTCTGAGAAGGACAACACGGCGGAGATTGCCGACCGGTATGAGCGGGAGTATCCAGGCATCTGCCGGGCCATCCATCAGGAAAATGGCGGTCATGGAGAGGCGGTAAATGCCGGGCTTCGCAATGCTGCAGGCATTTTTTTCAAGGTGGTGGACAGCGATGACTGGGTGAACGGGGAGGCCTACAGAGAAGTGCTGGATACTCTTCGCCGCTTTGCTCACGAAAACCAGAGGCTGGATATGCTCCTCACCAACTTTGTCTATGAAAAGCAGGGAGCAAAGCGCAAAAAGGTCATGAATTACAGGACGGCCATCCCAAAAGGCGAGCTGATCGACTGGAGAGGAGTGCGCATGTTTATGCTGGGACAGTATATTCTGATGCACTCTGTAGTATACAGGACAGAGCTCCTTCGGGAATGCGGCCTGGAGCTGCCAAAGCATACCTTCTATGTGGACAACATCTTTGTGTATCAGCCGCTGCCGCATGTGAAGTCCATGTATTACCTGGATGTGAACTTTTACCGCTACTATATAGGGAGAGAGGATCAGTCGGTCAATGAAGCGGTGATGATCGGGCGCATTGACCAGCAGATCCGTGTCACAAAGCTGATGCTGGGCTACTACGATGTGATGAAAATTTCCAATAAAAAGCTGCGCCGATATATGATCCGCTATCTGGAAATTATGATGACCGTGTCATCCATTCTGGCTATCCGCTCGGAAACAGAAGAAAATCTGGCGAAGAAAAAGGAACTGTGGCAGTATCTGAAAAAACAGAATTTCGCTCTTTTCCTTCGGCTGAGATGGGGATTTTTGGGCCAGGGCGTCAACCTTCCGGGAAAGGGCGGCAGAAAAGTTTCCATCGCCTGCTATAAGATCAGCCAGAAATTTTATGGATTTAATTAG
- a CDS encoding domain HDIG, with protein MDAGLSREQALEFLKKHNKEPFHVLHGLTVEGVMRWYARELGYGADEEFWGLVGLLHDIDFEEYPEEHCIKAPELLREAGASEELIHGVVSHGYGHRVDTKPEHEMEKVLFAADELTGLIWAAAKMRPSKSAKDMETSSLKKKFKDKRFAAGCSRDIIREGAEQLGWDLDILFERTILAMRDCEDSVAREMENA; from the coding sequence ATGGACGCAGGATTAAGCAGGGAGCAGGCGCTGGAATTTTTGAAAAAACATAACAAAGAGCCGTTTCATGTTCTGCACGGACTGACAGTTGAGGGAGTGATGCGCTGGTACGCCAGAGAGCTTGGCTACGGTGCAGACGAGGAATTCTGGGGGCTTGTGGGCCTTCTCCATGATATTGACTTTGAGGAGTATCCAGAGGAGCACTGCATCAAGGCGCCGGAGCTTTTGAGGGAGGCCGGAGCATCAGAGGAGCTGATCCACGGGGTAGTCTCCCACGGATATGGGCACCGGGTGGATACTAAGCCGGAGCATGAGATGGAGAAAGTGCTCTTTGCTGCTGATGAGCTGACAGGCCTTATCTGGGCGGCGGCAAAGATGAGACCTTCCAAAAGTGCCAAGGACATGGAAACTTCCAGCCTGAAGAAGAAATTTAAGGATAAACGATTTGCCGCAGGCTGTTCCAGGGATATTATACGGGAGGGAGCGGAACAGCTTGGCTGGGATTTGGATATACTGTTTGAGCGCACGATTCTGGCTATGCGGGACTGCGAGGATTCAGTAGCCCGTGAAATGGAGAATGCATAA
- a CDS encoding D-alanyl-D-alanine carboxypeptidase family protein: MRRREGERGRLRKGGTKPEKKNREEQRKVLKGRKEKESNAGGRQGKIRVKAFGRKAEQGFLGMLGGIFLAVSVTLLPAGQDGKSETAGGSALASPETVSSERASFSAEPASQSLSGILDETLPAQAKPEEDFKLYAQSAVLMDAGTGRILYEKDGKTKRPMASTTKIMTCILALEEGSPEDLVTVSSYAASMPDVQLNIREGEQYYLKDLLYSLMLESHNDTAVAVAEHIAGSVEEFAVLMNQKARDIGCTDTWFVTPNGLDGADGPQQTPHSTTAEDLARIMSYCITQSPKREEFIELTRTASHSFADREGKRSFYCANHNAFLTMMPEALTGKTGFTGAAGYCYVGAVQDEGRTFVVSLLGCGWPPHKTYKWSDMKTLSSYALREYGWREVFESGKTFPDAAVKDGVAEKTGLVLAVPKEEQTLRVLMREGEEADIRYRYPSELEAPVAAGTPVGSADYYIEGELLKSYPICTRDNVERISYLYCLRQCVRQIFSF, from the coding sequence GTGAGACGCAGAGAAGGGGAAAGGGGGCGCCTGAGGAAGGGCGGAACAAAACCAGAGAAAAAAAATAGGGAAGAGCAGAGGAAAGTGCTCAAAGGACGGAAAGAAAAGGAAAGTAATGCAGGAGGAAGGCAAGGAAAAATCAGGGTGAAAGCCTTCGGCCGGAAGGCAGAACAGGGTTTCCTCGGTATGCTTGGCGGGATTTTCCTGGCTGTTTCGGTAACATTGCTTCCGGCAGGCCAGGACGGAAAGTCAGAGACGGCCGGCGGCTCTGCTCTGGCTTCCCCGGAGACAGTGTCCTCAGAGAGGGCGTCATTTTCTGCGGAACCAGCCAGCCAGAGCCTTTCAGGAATATTGGACGAGACTTTGCCTGCCCAGGCTAAGCCCGAAGAGGATTTTAAGCTGTACGCCCAGTCGGCTGTCCTGATGGACGCCGGTACGGGGCGTATTTTGTATGAGAAGGATGGAAAAACGAAGCGGCCCATGGCCAGCACAACGAAGATTATGACCTGTATACTGGCCCTGGAGGAGGGGAGCCCGGAGGATCTGGTGACTGTCTCCTCCTATGCAGCTTCCATGCCCGATGTGCAGCTGAATATTCGCGAGGGGGAGCAGTATTATCTGAAGGATCTGCTGTACTCCCTGATGCTGGAATCGCACAATGACACGGCAGTTGCGGTGGCAGAGCATATCGCCGGCTCAGTGGAGGAGTTTGCCGTCCTTATGAACCAGAAGGCCAGGGACATCGGGTGTACTGACACCTGGTTTGTCACTCCAAACGGGCTGGACGGGGCAGACGGCCCCCAGCAGACGCCTCACTCAACTACAGCGGAGGACCTGGCCCGCATCATGAGTTACTGCATCACTCAGTCCCCGAAGCGGGAAGAATTTATTGAGCTGACTAGAACGGCATCTCACTCCTTTGCGGACAGGGAGGGAAAGCGCTCTTTCTACTGCGCAAACCACAATGCCTTTCTGACCATGATGCCGGAGGCCCTGACGGGAAAAACAGGCTTTACAGGGGCGGCGGGCTACTGCTATGTGGGAGCCGTGCAGGACGAAGGCAGAACTTTTGTGGTTTCCCTTCTGGGCTGCGGATGGCCGCCCCACAAAACTTACAAGTGGTCGGATATGAAAACGCTCTCTTCCTACGCGCTCAGGGAGTACGGATGGAGAGAAGTCTTTGAGTCAGGGAAAACGTTTCCGGACGCGGCTGTAAAAGACGGCGTTGCAGAAAAGACAGGTCTGGTTCTAGCAGTGCCGAAGGAGGAGCAGACGCTCCGGGTGCTGATGCGCGAGGGGGAGGAGGCTGACATCCGCTACCGGTACCCTTCAGAGCTTGAGGCGCCTGTGGCGGCCGGGACTCCGGTTGGAAGCGCGGATTACTATATAGAAGGGGAGCTTTTAAAAAGCTATCCCATCTGTACCAGGGACAATGTGGAGCGCATCAGCTATCTCTACTGTCTGAGACAATGCGTCAGACAGATTTTTTCTTTCTGA
- a CDS encoding TRAP transporter large permease, whose translation MLIIGISLVILLVLGVPVSFAVGAVSIAGAILLTDIPGAEIFAGMIESLCDPLLLAVPLFILAANLMNEGKATDRLIDVGTALLGHRRGGLAYVNILVSMIFAGVTGSSQEDTVSVGKNMIPSMIRQGYDRKTAVGVTAASSTIGSVIPPSVSMVVFSTLVHVDTAELFLCGLLPGILLGLFMMAAVWILNRKKQFPSGERAEGETVKHLVMESLPALLTPVILIGGIVSGWFTVTEAAMFACLYSLVTGIFFYGEIKPSRLPGIFVDTMKAAALPLFAFATAGSLGKLVAYYNLDGQVLEVFSGMEGGAFFFLLAVEILLLIVGMFVDASPAMILLVPILQPASAALGIPVLALGLAVVITLSLGLVTPPYGPCLLIASGIGGLSMEEGFRGTLPYFLSSVLVLLLLAAAPQLFAELPVMLFPGRF comes from the coding sequence ATGCTGATAATAGGGATAAGCCTGGTCATCCTTCTGGTTTTAGGCGTTCCGGTATCCTTCGCTGTGGGCGCGGTGTCCATTGCAGGAGCCATTTTGCTGACCGATATTCCAGGTGCAGAGATTTTTGCGGGTATGATTGAAAGCCTCTGCGATCCTCTGCTGTTAGCCGTGCCGCTCTTTATTCTGGCTGCCAACCTGATGAATGAGGGGAAGGCGACAGATCGTCTGATTGATGTGGGAACAGCCCTTCTGGGTCACAGGAGGGGAGGACTCGCCTATGTAAATATTCTGGTCTCCATGATCTTTGCCGGAGTGACGGGCTCCTCCCAGGAGGACACAGTCAGCGTGGGAAAGAACATGATTCCCTCCATGATACGTCAGGGATACGACAGAAAAACGGCGGTGGGCGTCACAGCCGCCTCCTCGACAATCGGCTCTGTGATTCCGCCCAGTGTATCGATGGTGGTCTTTTCCACACTGGTGCATGTGGACACAGCAGAGCTCTTTCTCTGCGGCCTGCTGCCGGGAATCCTGCTGGGCCTTTTTATGATGGCTGCTGTATGGATTCTGAACAGAAAAAAACAGTTTCCCTCCGGTGAGAGGGCGGAGGGGGAGACGGTAAAGCATCTGGTTATGGAATCGCTTCCGGCTCTTTTAACTCCCGTCATCCTGATAGGAGGAATTGTTTCAGGCTGGTTTACGGTTACGGAGGCCGCTATGTTTGCCTGTCTTTACAGCCTGGTGACAGGGATTTTCTTTTACGGGGAGATAAAGCCTTCAAGGCTGCCGGGAATTTTTGTAGATACCATGAAGGCAGCGGCGCTTCCTCTGTTCGCCTTCGCCACCGCCGGCTCCCTCGGAAAGCTGGTGGCATACTACAATCTGGACGGGCAGGTGCTGGAAGTGTTTTCAGGGATGGAGGGAGGAGCGTTCTTCTTCCTTCTGGCAGTGGAAATTCTGCTGCTGATAGTGGGAATGTTTGTGGATGCCTCCCCTGCCATGATCCTGCTGGTTCCCATTCTGCAGCCTGCATCCGCTGCTCTGGGAATACCGGTTTTGGCTCTGGGGCTTGCGGTTGTCATCACGCTGTCCCTGGGCCTTGTGACTCCCCCCTATGGCCCCTGTCTTCTGATAGCGTCGGGAATCGGAGGCCTGTCCATGGAGGAGGGCTTCAGGGGAACACTTCCGTATTTTCTGTCTTCTGTGCTGGTTCTTCTCCTCCTGGCGGCAGCCCCCCAGCTCTTTGCAGAGCTTCCGGTCATGCTCTTTCCCGGAAGATTTTAG
- a CDS encoding TRAP transporter small permease, whose protein sequence is MERDAKQRLKQRVKKIADFQAAAGGICLAAALALLALRLGTKYIGEHEPAWAGEMAMYVFVWGIFLESGALVYEKRHFAFEALAEGIKNRRAKQLIVLFDSLVKLAFSLMAVYYGCRLAGRLLAGGETYGLSRGFLWLCLPFCGMTSVLYLLFHLWEDWAEKRDADSEEPVKEEGEKC, encoded by the coding sequence ATGGAAAGGGATGCGAAACAGCGGCTTAAACAGAGGGTGAAGAAAATAGCAGATTTCCAGGCAGCGGCCGGGGGAATCTGCCTGGCGGCAGCCCTCGCGCTTCTCGCCCTCAGGCTTGGGACAAAGTATATTGGAGAACATGAACCGGCCTGGGCGGGTGAGATGGCCATGTATGTATTTGTGTGGGGGATCTTTCTTGAATCCGGAGCTCTGGTGTATGAAAAACGCCATTTTGCATTTGAAGCTCTGGCAGAGGGGATTAAAAACAGAAGAGCCAAGCAGCTGATTGTGCTGTTTGACAGTCTGGTAAAGCTGGCGTTTTCCCTGATGGCTGTCTATTACGGCTGCCGTCTTGCGGGAAGACTTCTGGCAGGCGGGGAGACGTACGGGCTGAGCCGCGGCTTTTTATGGCTCTGCCTGCCGTTTTGCGGAATGACATCTGTCCTGTATCTGCTGTTTCATCTGTGGGAGGATTGGGCAGAAAAAAGGGATGCAGATTCAGAAGAACCGGTAAAGGAGGAAGGAGAAAAATGCTGA
- a CDS encoding RluA family pseudouridine synthase yields MKQTFTYHITRQDAGKSVEHYLRCRGFSRRLLIRLRKTENGLCLGADGELPVYTTKLLAEGDLLTVRLPDDAPSEHIVPVRQNFDIIYEDRDLMVIDKPAGMPVHPSQGNFYNTLANGIAWYFSERGEPFTFRAVNRLDRDTTGLLIIAKHGLCAALLSEMVARKEVRRQYLAIASGKTDEEGTICAPIARADGSTIERCVDETRGEYACTHYRRLVYSSENDCSLLLLTLDTGRTHQIRVHMKHIGHPLLGDFLYNPDYRLFRRQSLHSFLLSFTHPLTGESLNFSAPLPPDFCSALGGKVSICENLAAFPAE; encoded by the coding sequence ATGAAGCAGACATTTACCTACCATATTACAAGACAGGACGCCGGAAAAAGCGTGGAGCATTATCTGCGCTGCCGCGGCTTCTCCCGCCGCCTCCTTATCCGTCTCAGAAAAACAGAAAACGGGCTGTGCCTGGGAGCGGACGGCGAGCTTCCTGTCTATACCACGAAACTTCTGGCCGAGGGAGATCTGCTGACGGTCCGCCTGCCTGATGACGCCCCCTCTGAACACATCGTACCCGTCCGCCAGAACTTTGACATTATCTATGAGGACAGGGATCTGATGGTCATCGACAAGCCTGCCGGAATGCCGGTCCATCCTTCCCAGGGAAACTTTTACAACACGCTGGCAAACGGGATTGCCTGGTACTTCAGCGAGAGAGGAGAACCGTTTACCTTCCGGGCTGTCAACCGGCTGGACCGGGACACAACCGGGCTTCTGATCATCGCCAAACATGGACTGTGCGCCGCTCTCCTATCCGAAATGGTCGCCAGAAAAGAGGTCAGACGGCAGTATCTGGCCATCGCTTCGGGAAAAACTGACGAAGAGGGAACCATCTGCGCTCCCATCGCCAGAGCCGACGGCTCCACGATAGAAAGATGCGTTGACGAAACGAGAGGAGAATACGCCTGCACCCATTACAGAAGACTGGTCTACTCTTCAGAAAATGACTGCTCCCTTCTCCTTCTGACTCTGGATACCGGCCGCACTCACCAGATTCGGGTGCATATGAAGCACATCGGGCATCCCCTCCTTGGTGATTTCCTCTACAATCCCGACTACCGCCTGTTCAGGCGCCAGTCACTCCACTCCTTCCTCCTGTCCTTTACCCACCCTCTGACAGGAGAAAGCCTGAATTTTTCTGCTCCCCTTCCGCCGGATTTTTGCTCTGCCCTGGGCGGCAAAGTTTCCATCTGCGAAAACCTGGCAGCGTTTCCTGCAGAATAA
- a CDS encoding SseB family protein, translating into MSDINKTNGGAENTEAAEKTAAKKTAAKKTSEKKTAEKKTATRKTAEKKTTAKKTAEKPAEKSTAKKAAKKEPEKKRVNEKLIEALEKWEKNPSRENLNAVMEEVVMTGKFLVPAVTAELTEDESRRVGSGQGRKMRFTAFSNAKGQKYFPAFTSPDQLLRWNKEYKGETAVLTFDDLCSVVGWNPEMMGFVVDPFGANLSIGGELCGQLKHKKDALRRKYAELVRRNMKRP; encoded by the coding sequence TTGAGCGATATAAATAAGACAAACGGCGGCGCAGAGAACACAGAGGCTGCGGAGAAGACAGCTGCGAAAAAGACAGCGGCAAAAAAGACTTCTGAAAAGAAGACGGCCGAGAAAAAGACAGCCACAAGAAAGACGGCTGAAAAGAAAACCACAGCTAAGAAGACAGCGGAAAAACCGGCTGAGAAGAGCACGGCCAAGAAGGCGGCAAAGAAGGAGCCGGAGAAAAAGCGCGTGAATGAGAAGCTCATTGAGGCTCTTGAGAAGTGGGAAAAGAATCCTTCCCGTGAAAATCTGAACGCGGTGATGGAGGAAGTTGTCATGACAGGAAAGTTCCTGGTTCCGGCAGTTACTGCAGAGCTGACAGAGGATGAATCCAGAAGAGTCGGTTCCGGTCAGGGAAGAAAGATGCGCTTTACTGCTTTCTCCAATGCCAAGGGACAGAAGTATTTTCCGGCTTTCACCTCCCCGGATCAGCTTCTGCGCTGGAATAAGGAATACAAGGGAGAGACAGCAGTTCTGACCTTCGACGATCTCTGTTCTGTCGTGGGCTGGAATCCGGAGATGATGGGCTTTGTCGTAGATCCTTTTGGCGCAAACCTGTCAATCGGAGGAGAGCTTTGCGGACAGCTGAAGCACAAGAAAGATGCCCTCAGAAGGAAATACGCCGAACTTGTCAGAAGGAATATGAAGAGGCCATAA